TATGCCCggtattgttgttttttctttacttgGAAAAGTGTTTTTGTGTATGTGGTTGTGAATTGATGAAATGAAGGTGTGACAATACACGCTACCTAccaattaaaaacaatatgttaacttgaaataaacaaacttACCTTTTCTTGCCATGCTCCGCCTTGCTCGTCGCCTTCGCCACAAACGAGATATTCCTCAGCGCAGACTTTTCGAATTTCGTCCTTCAATCCTGTAACCAATTAAAACATTAGTGATGATGCTACAATTAAACATGTTTCAAAATCAACGGTCTAAATTTCGTATTTAACAAAAACCTACCCTTCATTTCGGCGCGGGTGTAATTCACATTGGGGAATACATCGTTCAGAAGACTGAATAACAGCGGTATATCTTCAGCGACAAGTTTTGGTACCATTGTTTCGCAGACAGATTGTATGAGGATTTCTTGCTCCGGTAGATTCTCGGCAATGGAAGCCTCGTCGATGTCCGAATCTCCGCGATTCTGCATATTCTCCTTGATTCTTTGGATCCTGTCACGTTTCACGTTTCCAGCCGATATCAGCACAGATTTAAGAGCTCGGAGCCCAAAGTCGTAATGCGATTGATTGGAAAGCTGTTCATCGCAAAGTCTGGAAGTGAAATACTCAATGATGATAGATAAAAGATGTGTGGATAAAACGTTTTTGACATAAGTTTTCCAGAGTCATCAAAGCTTACTTGAAGAATGGAACAATTTTGCAGGCCAGTTTCTCAGCAGATCTGAAACCTTGGCTGAACAACATTACTTCAGCGATCAACTGTCTGTCTGGTGTAGTCATAGCCAATGATCTGAACAATTTCTTCAAGTTGTCGGGCAAATTGGAACGACCAGCATATCCAGGATTCATAGTGATGAAGATAGCCATATCTGTAGAGACTCTGACCTGCTTGCCAACAAGTTCGACGCAAAGAGTTCCTCCCTTTTGTCCCTCCATTTGACTCTTGAGCGCTTCTTGGATTGTCTGTACTTGCTGTGACACCGCGGACAACATGCGTTCTTCCAGACGGTTAAATTCGTCAAAGCAACCCCAGGCTCCGACTTGACAAAGCCCAACGAAAATACGACCCATTGCCTGTAGAAAGAATTGTTGGTATATTAATGATTCCACATGATATagagaattatatatattttacgttTGGCATAATTCTTACCTGGAAGTCAAAGGTCTCATCACAATTAAACACCAATACGAATCTTCCGAGCTGGTGGCCTAATGCCTTTACAGACTCTGTTTTTCCAGTACCAGCAGGACCAAATGGTGATCCTCCAAGTCTAGCTTCCAATGCTTGGGTCATTGTAAGATAACATCTGTCTGTTAACGGTGTTTGGACAAGCCTGTCTTGTACACCAAGATATTCAAAGCCATAAAAGAATTTGGCATTTGCCATGTGAATGGTGAGCTGTTGAAGAACCTCGGTTTGTCTAGGATCAAAATAGAACCTCATTTCACAAAGCCATTCGAAAGCTTTAGggttcgaaactttgttggCCAATAGCCTTCTGGTCACCGTTCTTTTGTGTACAAATTCATTGATCAAATgctcaagtttttttcttctgagAGCAGGCTGTTCTTGTAGTACGGAATCGGCAAGCACGTTTAGAGTGCCTTCAACTTGCGTTAGAACTCTCTCGAGTGGATTTTTATTTGGGTTAGATTGAGCTTCATGCAATGCTGCTTCGACATCTTCTGACCACAGGATTTGAGCCGCAAGAACGATGATCTGAGCTTGGTACTTGTCGCACCAAGTCATAAAGGCTTCTGGATTGATGTTACCATCTTTAAACTGTTTTATATCCTGCACAGCCTTTGTGAGACTAGAAGCTAAAGTAActctcatttctttttcaaccaTCGATAGCCACTCGTTTATTTTTGGATGATCCGTTGTTGACACTGGATCATTAAACATCACTTCTTCACCTTCCCGCGATGCGATACCAGTTATAACGGTGTTGTCTTCGTTCAACAGAATCGCTGCTACGCCAGCAAACATTTTCTTGAAGTGCTTTTGCAGTCTGGCAACGTTCTTGCTATTACCGATGATTTCAAGCAAATCTTCATCTCCCACGAAATAAAATCGAGGGAACGAGGTCCTTTCTCTTTCGAGATACTCTCCAAGagctttttgaattttccccAAAAGGTCAGCCAGACGTTCCAAAGCTCTCTGGACCCCGGGTATATTTAAAACATCCATAACCATTGGAGATTTGGAcacttttttcatcaatccAAGGAACTCGGAGCTGATACTTTGGAAACGCGATGTTTCAACAGGTAGCAATGTCTTAATATCAGCGCTGCACGAAAATATACCTTCCAAATAAACCCAGCGCCGTTGCACGTCGATCCAAACATCGAATAAAGCGTTTattctattcaatttttcctccCAAGTCAGAGCTTCTTCTTCAAATACCTTGTAATACGGCGACAGCTTCATAGCGGCGACAGAATTGATGTGCTCcttgattttgttgaaaagaTCATCCCATCCACGAATCAATCTACACTTGTTCTGGTAATTGATGAGGTCCAGTTCGTAGGATTGCCAAGACTCGCGTAcctgtttcaaaaattcttccaGAGCCATTTCTCCCTGAGCAACAAGTATCACGTCTTTAACAATGCTTTCGTTCTTTTGCAGATTGACATCCCACACTTGACCTAGAGTAAGATCGCTCAAAACCCAGTTGACCCTGAGTTGTCTGGTCAGTTGTTTCCAATGCCTCTCCTTCAGTGCATCAGACTTCAGTTCAACTATCAACATGTTCACCTTAGTGTAACTTTGCAACATTTTCTTAACGTATTCGTAGGAAGAATACTGTCTGAGACGAGCAGGTAACTCTTTCAACTGAGCAATCATTGTGTCAAGTTGTTGACGTAGTTTTCTCGGCTGCACGGACAGCCATGGTTTTTCACGAGTTTCGTCAATCTGTGACCAGATGCGTGACAATTCCGACCAGACTCCCTTCAAATCTTGCAATTCTTCAAACACAACTTGCATCCTATCTTCGCTGGTCGAAACGCCGCCAGGTTCTTGAAGCTCCAGAGCTTCTTTGGCCTTTGCAACGTTGTCCCGTTCCTCTTTGAGCCTGGTGAATTTACTTTCAAACAATTGAAGATGTTGCAATGCTTCGTCTGGACGCAAATGTCCTTCGACTGGCTTTCCTCTCTCCCAATCTCCCAGGTAATCTGTTGTCCTAGTTTCGACTGCTTTGTCTTCGGCAACAATCTTCATCTGCAGAGACGCGACTTGCGTCTGGATGCTGTTGTCCTTGCGCTTGATAATCTCGTTGAACGCCCCCCATTCTCCTTCTATGTTATCCACGTGCAGCCATGTGCTTGGAAATTGGAATCTTTGCCGTTCCAGTATTCTCTGACCTTCCCTGTAGACGTCGACCTGCTTCTCCCAAACCTTCATATTTCGCTTGAGAGATTGGACATAAGTTATGAATCCAACAGCGTCCGAAGTGCTTGCCGCTTCGATGGATTGCTGCTCCAAATCACCCCTCGACTTCGACACCTGAGCGTGAAAGCTCGACATTTCATTACCGAGTAGGGATCCGAATTTACCCAAGGTCTCTTTGTGCCATGAATCATACTTGAGTGAAACCTTGCTCTGCACTTTAGCAAAGTCAATTATAACAGGACCAAATTCTCTCCTTGTATCTGAAGTATCGAAAGTTGTTCTAGTCTTCTTGATGTCGTTCAAACATTTCATCCACAAATTAATATCATCTCCAAGTTTTCCATACAAATTGTCAGGCTGCAAGTCCCACAACGACTGATATCTAAGCCACTGGTCAACGTAGTTGACTATATCTTTCATCTTTACTTCAACAGCCTCGTAAGCTGCTTCCAGTGGAACTTTACCTCCTGGCAATTTAGTCAGTAAATTTCTATAAGTCCCAGACTCAGGTTTGTCGAGACCGACTTGATACCTAGAGCTTTGAAGTCTTATTTGTGATGTAACGATAGCTTGCCAAGCAAAAAGCTGCTGCATTATTTGGAAACGAGCATCTTCGATACTCGGATATAGATACATAGTTTGATTTGTAATTCGAACTTCGTGTATTTGGTTTTGTATCTTAGGATCGCCACCTGGTTTATGTGTTGGTTGTACAGGCGCGTCCGTATCCATGCTCAAGTCGACTTCTTTCTTTTGTCCCATTAGCGTATCAGTCCAGGCGTTGATCCCAGCCTCCAATCTGCTGGCTAAATTCTTTTCAACCTCCTCATCGAGTCTGGCTACCCAAATGTGCAAGTtggagtaatttttcaacgacaaTTCATCGaccgatttttgaatttttgataagATATCTGCAAATGTGTTTGCCGAATACGGACACGTTTCTATCGACCGTACATCAACATCCAGCTGTTCCTCGACAACCAAGAGATCCTCTACTTTTTCTTGGAATGACACTACAACCTCGGAAAGACGCTGGATGTATGGATCCAACTTGTAGCTCTCCCAGACCAAAGCGATACCCTGAGTGAGAAAAAGTAATCCAAAGTAAATACAATTTCGAAGTTAGTCAAATTTTGGGCATTTTTAAAGTGTGAATCCTTACCTCTGAAATCAGGGACAAAACGTCCTTCCGCATGCCAGCAACCAGTGGTATGATACTAGCCTTATCCTCGATCTAAAATCAgacaaagaaaattgaaatttattgaatccAGTGATATTGTgaacagtttcttttttcattgtcacaATGATACAACACAAATCGCACGTTTACTATATCAAGTCAAGAATTGGGAATAaacaaaatgcaaaattaaatatctTTATTTGACTTTCAGCGTTACTGGGGTATAAAATGGTAAGACAAAATCTGCTTGGGCGTACATAGATTCTGAAGATGGAACACGTTCGATAAAGAATactaatatttataaatcattACGGGAATACAAGAAGAATGTATTAGGGTATATTAGACAAACATATTCCTTGCTCCATCTCCATTGAAATATCAATATCAATGCTACGTTAGCTAAGCAGgcatacaataataatataattataacagATTTAGGCAGGATGCATAGTTGTTATTCAAGCATCGTGTAGAAACTACCTTCAATGTGGGACAGTGCGGACTCCGATTGGTAAGCTAAAAATATCGGAGATCCGAGCGATTAGACAATTTGGCGCGACTAAAGaatcctcttttttttttcatctggcACTAACTTTGTTTACCCATTTTTCTCTAACATTATCAATTGTTTTATCACGATTTCTAAGCTCTGTTAATTCGTTAAGAGaataacgaaaatgaaatagCATGGCTGAGAGTAACACAGCACAACTATCATATTTAAACGGCAAAAGATACGCGCCTTATataattcaaatcaaatctACTGCCTACAAATCCAAATATAAGTAtgaaataagtgaaaaataatgatcgCCAATACAAATATGAATCGCTCACCTTTTCAAGAGTTCTTTCATAGGTCCTGATGCTCTCGATTAAGCTAATCGCGTACGGATAAAGCTGATTTGCTTGATGTGCTTTGTTCACAATCGCCAGCGGTACTCTGAATCCAAGATTCTTAAGGTTTCTCACTTCCTTGGCTAGAGTTATAATCTCAGGAAGAAAATTAACTTTCAGCTTAAGTATGTTGCCGCGTCCAGAACGAGACCTGACGCTATCTATTGTGAAGATGCGTCCAGTAACGCCGATGTTTCTTTGCTGCACTTTACGCGCCCAATCATCAAATATGTCTTGGGTAGATAGTTTCATGCGAAAACTGTCTCCATCAGCCTTCAGCTTCTGTCCTTCAATGTGGTTCTCCCAACCTTTTCCTGGTCAATGATAACGAAAATAACATTACTCTTTCCATAGTTAATTGAATAACATCATGAATCCTTAAACAAACATACCCAAGACATCTTCGACTCGTTTTAAATACATCGTTAATTGATAGTCGATTTGTTTGACCCATATAATAGATCCTGCCACAGGTGGAAGATCTCTGACTATGCTCATTTTACAACATTTGCTCTGCGAGTATTGGACCTGtaatagaatttgaaaaaaatttaatgtcaTAGCTGGAAAATAAGGACAGTCAAGATTGAATTTTCACATGACACTAGAATTCATTTCACCTTAAACTTCTCATGGAGAGCTTCAATGTCGTCTTTCACTCTCTGTATCAGTTGAGTTTGATATTCTCTGATAGCTCCACGAATATGAGGTCTAACGAACAAGGCATTGAACCTGGAGAAAATTCTGAACATCTCGTTGGCGTTCTTAGCTGTTCCTAATTGATCCCTGAGATGAGCAGTGATCCTGGCCTCGACTCTCTCGATTCGTTCTTCATATCTATGAACAGCTGCTTCCCAAGACTCGAGACCTTCTTTAGTGATGTCGAGGCAATCAACTTCCTTGACATTCTCGTAAGCAAGATTCACTTCCCCAATGGCGTTAGCATCCGCAGCGTCAAGCGCGAATTCTACTTTGGCATTATCGTGATCGGCACTTTCAATGCTTGCGTTATTATTACTCTGTCGAACAGTGGGTCTCAGTACACGAACTATCACCGTTCTCAGTTGTTCGTGTTGACGCCTGAAACGCCTCATGTGTTCCATTCGAGTTTGCAGCTTCTTGTGTGCCGGCGAAACTCGCCAGACCATTTTGAAGTGCTCgtctcgttttttcttcactaTATCTCGAAGGAGCCCGGTCAGCTTGTCGTACTCGTCGTCCCACGTACTAAACACCTCGAAGCACTGGCCCATCACCTTCTCAAACTCGTCGAATGGAATATGCATCAGTCTTCGAGTCCCAAGTACTTTCAACAGCTGCTGTCCCAAGTCCCTAGAGATCGCTTCAACTAGCCTCAAGACTCTTTGTATCGGGTATTTGGTGCTTCTGATTTTTCTCAAGTGCATGAATATCTGCTGAACAGCTATCTTGATTCTTTCCAGTTCAGTCGCGGACAGCAAATCGTTGATTGGAAAATCTTTCATCAACGGATTGTAGTCATTCACTGTTGCTAATGCTTGCTTCAAACCTGTGTCAGTGTCAAAACTAACTGTTGCATGAAAACGCTTTCCATATTTCAAAATGTCCAGGGTCAACGATATCTCTATGCTTTCCCGCTTTTCCTGAATTCGATGCAACGCTCTTTCCAAATTCAACCAAAACGATATCTCCTGCAAAGCTGTACCTGACTCAGGGTCTCTGTTCAATTTTGTTACCTGCGAACAAGTCATATGTTAGTTCAGAATTGGGTGCAAGTCATGcatgattgaaaattaatttccacGTTTTTTGAATAGTCGAAATTAGTTACGCTGTGGTTTGcttgattcaaataaatcttctATCAATGATCTTCTCTATTATCAAGATTTCCAGTATCGACTATTGACAGCATATTTCCCAAAGAAATCAATATTAGTaaaggaataaattttaagtAGAAGGTTTCGCAGATTCTGAAAGTTTGATTTGTCATTCTCAAAGTGATTTACATTCCATCAACTGACCAGAGTTtttgtagaaataaattttgattcctTTTAAATCTCGAGACAcatagaaaatttatattatgaATAATCCTCTGAGGGTGGTCCCAATTTATATGCTGTTtatatgttgaaaaattatcacgaCTATAAGCTTCTAAATCTTAAACCTTTTGAATTTCTTTAATCCAACGATTGACTCCGTTTTGAAGTTGGTTCAAGAACGTAGAATCCTCTGCTTTTTCTCCAAAGTCAGCAACTTTGGGTTTCCTGCCTTCCTCCGCACACTGCTTTATTACAAGGCTAACAGTTGGATGAACGGGGAGAGATATTTCAGGTATATCTATATTTTGCTGTAAATGCAACAGCCCCATTTCGAGCTCCGCTATCTTCTTCTCAACAGAAGGTGCCATTTTATCACCGTCTCGATCAGCCCTACCGGTGCCCTGTACGTAACTTTTAAAGTATGGAGCCATAGTCTTGCTAATAGCATGTAAAGTTTCATACGGAGGGCCATCAGAAAGCGTGACCAATCGCAACTGTGGATGAATTGGTTTGTCAGCCTCAACGACTGTGCCACGTTTCGTAAAAACGAGCGATGCCATTTTTGGATTTGTGAAGTAAATCTCATTTGATATGTAATACATCAcattctctttctcttcgtcTCCGTCCCCGCCATCTTCCtctgaaatgattttatttattcatttaacaATTTGTGTTACTGTTGCAATTCATAAACTCAGCATGGGATCAAGACTGAGTGACTCGTAACTAGAATGAGTCATAATACCAGAAGTAATAATAACATTGCCAGATCAATAATCAATCCACGTTTCAAGCATGGATCGGATAAAGTTGGATCGAAGAATGGAGAAATACTCATTTAGAAATATTAAGAAGGATAGGGAAAATTACTTAATTAAATCTAAAGGTTACGACTAATGGTAGTGAACGTAAGAACATGAAAATTCAGGGTTTAAAAATACGAGGCcctgaacaaaaaaaaaaaaaaaaaagttaaacaaAACGAAACTAATGCCCATATTGATTTTATTAGAGGTGACGTATACCAGGAGTAACATATACATCGGATAATGTCAGGTGTACCGTTAATATGTAATGGAGGCGAGAGCGGGCGATTGGATTAGAGAATCGATTGAAATGTCAAAAATGACAGCGAGAATTACCTTTCGCCGAGCTTCTCTGTACGTACAGAGACCAGACTTGTGAATCGCTGAGGAATTTCTTTATGCATTCTTGATTATTTTTGTCCTCTAATGCAAAGTTTAGAGCGGGCGGGGAATCGTCTTCGTCGGGCAGCAAGATCGCTACAACCCTTCGTAAGTACTTTGCAAATGACGAATACGAAACTATTGCGACGTTCTGTGATTCCGGCGATGGATCGCCCGATCCGTCAAGCGAATCGCCCATTTCTTATACCGGTTCTTTCACTGTACTACACGTATTTCTCAGAATTTACACGGAGCAACCGCTCATCTCGAGCGTCGCAGACTACGCCACGAGCCGTTATGACGAACAATGGCCGACCGATCAGACGAAGTGTCAAAAGCTATAAGGACGCCGTCTGGCGAGCAGACCGTAAACCAATCTAAGCCGGTTCAGAGAGGCGAATAATGTTGCCCACGGATTTCCCGCATGTATGCCTATGgtgttgactgaagatatcAACGCATTAGTATGTCAACGGCCCCTAATAAAATACATTCAACTTTAAAAGGGTTGATTATAACAGACCCAACTTTGGCGTGACAATTATAATCCAAGTGGATAACAATCGTGACGGCAGAGTCAAGTCTTTTATAATCAGCCTCTTTAAAGATATGACTGGCTCGCTACATGTCTATATGCTCTAAGATAGCTCTAAGGTTTTATGGGATTCCAATGTAAAATCGATTCAGCATAGCAGAATCCtgctattttttttcgctcccATCAGCAGCCTTTATCATTACGCTATAAAGTCCACCAGGCTAGCAGTTTGAGGAGCCTGAGAGAGCTCCCGCGCGTATTTTCGTAACCTCGACGTCTCGCGACAATTACCAACAATGCCAAATTGGCAATGATCTAACACACACATTTTATTTGATGTAATCACGGCAAGGCGTCGTTATCTGTCGAGGTTTAAGTGGCGCCACCAGGTACGAAGATTTGAAATACGTAGAATTTctgttgaaaagaaataaaggaaatAAAGTAGGGATGGAAACAAGAAACAACAAGGCCTGAAAGTGCCTCATATTGCCAAAGATGGTAATGTAGTGATCGTTGATCAGGGACGAGACGTGCTGGTGATAATTCGCATCCATGTACACatttatcatattttcaattcgacTAACTAAGCAAGAAACACTCGATCATGGCTCGCGTTATAACGCAAGAAACCTACGACGAAGTCGTAAaggaaaatattgaagaattCTCGATGACGgccgaagaagcgatcgaCGATGCTATCAAACAATTCGAGGCCCAAGTACGTATTTTTTAACACTCGCCTGAATATAGAACAATCTTTATCCAACAATAACAGTTTTTCTAACCAAGAAGAAAATTCTCCATTCGCTAAGTCAACCCGCTCCGTTTCGGAGTCGAGTCTCAAATATCTTTAGAGATATCATTATTGCCCAACCTTTTATTTCCAGGGCATCGATCTGAGTAACGTGATTAAGGATTTGGTCATTACTACCAACTCCGAAACGATAGAAGCCTGTCTGAATGCAGTGATCGAATGTTTCAAATCAAGCAACAAAGATGATACAGAGATTGTTGCAACTCTACAGAATCTTGAAACTGAACTAAACAAGGACATGGCGAGACGTATTCTCGCTGCGAAGCTCGGAGCCTATTCTACATTGATCGATATAATCGAGGAATCCAAAGACAATGACACGATACTGGTACCAGCGCTGAAAACAATCACTTCTCTAATGACTGGATACCCGGATTTATTAGACGACAAAGGCATCGCTTTACAAATAGAGTTAGTACTACTATTCACTGTGTTTTCTATGAAGAATCAGAAAGTATGAGAAATGTATGATTTGTTTGCgacttcaattttcaatgcaTAAACTGTTTCACAAATTCATTTTGCAGACTTTTGGACTGCCAGAGGGGCATATTGACGGTGCAGGTGGTACTTCGTTGGGTACGAGAATGTTGTATAAGGCACGAATTGAACAGgcaaaatatattcaaagCCAACATCCTCGATAAGCTTAAACAACTGTTAGACAGAAAAGAAACGGCGGGAAGCGAGTTGAAGGACATTTGTGCGGTATTCAGGGCTTTGGTACTAGATGATGATATTAGACACGCATATGGAAGAGCCCACGAACATGCAACTGCTATTGCGCGAGATTCCCTTGCTCCGCTGACTGCTTTGCTTCAAAGTAATTATTGTCCCTATCATTACATATACAACATATATAAATTACATTTAAATGTAATCaacgaataaattttccagGATTCCAAAACGACAAAAGCGTTGTCGGAGATTTGATGCTCACTCTGGC
This region of Neodiprion virginianus isolate iyNeoVirg1 chromosome 7, iyNeoVirg1.1, whole genome shotgun sequence genomic DNA includes:
- the LOC124308448 gene encoding armadillo repeat-containing protein 6 homolog; its protein translation is MARVITQETYDEVVKENIEEFSMTAEEAIDDAIKQFEAQGIDLSNVIKDLVITTNSETIEACLNAVIECFKSSNKDDTEIVATLQNLETELNKDMARRILAAKLGAYSTLIDIIEESKDNDTILVPALKTITSLMTGYPDLLDDKGIALQIELLDCQRGILTVQVVLRWVRECCIRHELNRQNIFKANILDKLKQLLDRKETAGSELKDICAVFRALVLDDDIRHAYGRAHEHATAIARDSLAPLTALLQRFQNDKSVVGDLMLTLASLIVRNEFCQTVHDAGGLKFILDVMVDYPDAEKLNRQALKLLKALAGNDDIKAQIVTSGGVPLIVSAINRLKNFETIAAAGMGCISALTLRNPSNAGVFYDCGAPLMIVDTIKAHPNNTNVIRKAAWAVRNMSVRNKTESREFLEHGIEDLLQTVMRNHDHILAEDIKAALRDLGLNVPLKERWVGKGDSLKHDE